TAGGCGGTAGACACCTGGGTACCGTTGAGCAGCGCCAAGCCCTCCTTGGGTGCAAGCTCCATCGGGGCCAGCCCTGCGACCTTCAACGCCTCTTTGGCGGAGAGCCACTCCCCCTGATAGCGCGCCTTACCTTCGCCAAGCAGCACCACGCTCATATGAGCCAACGGCGCCAGATCACCAGAAGCCCCCACTGAACCCTTAAGTGGAATATGCGGGTAAACTTCAGCGTTGATGAGTGCAATGAGGGCATCAAGGACTTCGCGACGAATACCAGAGAAACCGCGGGCCAGGCTATTGACCTTGAGTACCATGATCAGACGCACCAGGGCGTCATCCATTGGCGCGCCGACACCGGTGGCATGAGAAAGCACCAGCGAGCGCTGCAGCGCCTCAAGATCCTCGTTGGCTATACGCGTCTGCGCCAACAGCCCAAATCCTGTATTGATGCCATAGACCGTGCGGTTCTCGGCGACCACGCAGTTGACGCAATCCACGCTTTTTTGGATATCCGCGTTGGCATTTTCCGGCAGGCTAACCGGCACAGGGCCCTCAAAAACCCGACGCACCTGCGCCAGTGTCATCTTGCCGGGTTGAATCTCAAGATGGGTCATCAGTCAATCTCCTGTTATTTGTCCAGCATCGGTAGATCGAGGCCGTGCTCGCGGGCACTCTCTTTAGCGATCTCGTAGCCAGCATCGGCGTGGCGCATGACACCTGTCGCCGGGTCGTTGCGTAGCACGCGGCCCAGACGGGCGTGGGCGTCATCGGTGCCATCGGCGACGATCACCACCCCGGCATGCTGGGAATAGCCCATGCCCACACCACCGCCGTGATGCAGTGAGACCCAAGTGGCACCGCCAGCAGTGTTGAGCAGGGCATTGAGCAGCGGCCAGTCGGAAATAGCGTCGGAACCGTCCATCATCGACTCGGTCTCGCGGTTGGGACTGGCCACCGAGCCAGAGTCCAGGTGGTCACGACCAATAACCACCGGTGCCTTTAGCTCGCCGTTGGCGACCATCTCGTTGAAGGCCTGGCCGAGACGAGCACGATCCTTGAGACCCACCCAGCAGATGCGCGCTGGCAGGCCCTGAAAGCTGATGCGCTCGCGCGCCATGTCGAGCCAGTTGTGCAGGTGCGGATCGTCGGGAATCAGCTCCTTCACCTTCTGGTCGGTCTTGTAGATGTCCTCCGGGTCGCCGGACAGCGCCGCCCAACGGAAGGGGCCGATGCCCTGGCAAAACAGCGGGCGAATGTAGGCTGGCACGAAACCGGGGAAATCGAAGGCATTCTCGACACCCTCCTCCATCGCCATCTGGCGGATGTTGTTGCCGTAGTCGAAGGTCGGCACGCCCATCTTCTGGAAGTCGAGCATCGCCTGAACATGCACTGCCATGGACTGCTTGGCAGCCTTGACGGTGGCTTGTGGCTCGGATTTTCCGCGCGCCACGTATTCCTCCCAGGTCCAGCCCTGGGGCAGGTAGCCATGCAGCGGGTCGTGGGCGCTAGTCTGGTCGGTCACCATATCCGGCTTGACGCAGCGCCGGGCGTCGCAACGCTTGACCAGTTCCGGAAGCACATCGGCGGCATTGGCGCATAGGCCGATGGAGATCGCCTTGCCCTCGGCGGTATAGCGCTCGATGCGCGCCAGGGCGTCGTCAAGATCCTCCGCCTGCTCGTCCAGATAGCGGGTACGCAGGCGGAAGTCGAGGCTGGTTTGCTGGCACTCGATGTTGAGCGAACAGGCACCAGCCAAGGTAGCCGCAAGCGGCTGAGCACCGCCCATACCGCCAAGGCCCGCAGTAAGTATCCAGCGCCCTTTCAGTTCGCCATCGAAGTGCTGGCGACCTGCCTCGACAAACGTTTCGTAGGTGCCCTGGACAATGCCTTGAGAGCCGATGTAGATCCATGAACCTGCCGTCATCTGCCCATACATCATCAGGCCTTTACGATCCAACTCGTTAAAGTGCTCCCAATTGGCCCAAGCGGGCACAAGGTTGGAGTTGGCGATCAGAACCCGTGGGGCGTCTTTATGCGTTTCGAACACGCCCACCGGCTTACCGGACTGCACCAGTAACGTCTGGGTATCTTCCAGGCGCTTTAGGGTATCGACAATCTTGTCGTAGCACTCCCAATCACGGGCGGCGCGGCCGATACCGCCATACACCACGAGATCCTCGGGCCGCTCGGCCACGTCGGGGTGCAGGTTGTTCATCAACATGCGCAGCGGTGCCTCTGTGAGCCAGCTCTTGCAGCTACGCTCGGTACCGGTGGGAGCGGCGATCTTGCGGGAGGTGTCGTGGCGCTTGTCGTGCATCGTCATGGTGTTTTCCTCTAAGAGTGATGTTCGTTGTCAGAATCGTTGAGCCTTAAGCGCTTAGTCATTCAGGGTCAGCAGGTGCACCAGGCGAGCCGCCGCCCTGGCGGTGCGGCCATCGACGTCATGACCAGGGTTGAGCTCCGCCAGGTCGGCCAGGCGCAGTTTGCCGCTGTCTCGAATGCGCTCGATCAGCGGCTCGATCAGGGCGATTGAAACGCCACGGGCAGCCGGTGCACTCACCCCCGGGGCCTCGGCGGCAGGCAGCACGTCCAGATCAATGGTCAGGTAGAGGTGGTCGCAACGGGCGATGAACCGTTCCAAGTCACGTTGGATGGCATCGAGGTAACGCGCGTCGAAGTCCCGGTCCTCACGGACCAGCACGCCGAGTTCGGTCGCTCGGTTGAACAGCGCCCGGGTATTAGCGGCCCGACTCACGCCCAAGCAGGCGTAACGGAACGGCCAACCTCGCTGTTGACTGTCGTCGGCAATCTGCGAGAACGGCGTGCCGGAGGAGCGCACGTGCGCCGGGTCGCGCAGATCGAAGTGGGCATCGAAGTTGATGATGCCGACTCGCGGCGCGGTCTCCCCGCGACCTGCAAGGTGTTGAGCGAGCCCCGACCAGCTGGCATAGGCGATCTCGTGGCCGCCGCCCAGTACGATGGGCCGGTGGCCTGCGTCGAGCAGCGGCGTCAAGCGATCAGCCAGAGCCTGCTGAGCATCTTCCATGGCGTCGCCTTTACAGCGCACGTCACCGGCGTCATAGGCAGGACCACGACGGTGCCAAGCCAGCGGGGCTAGTGCCTGGCGCAACGCGGCGGGTCCCTCGGCAGCACCCACACGGCCCTGGTTGCGCACCACGCCCGCATCGCAAGCAAAGCCCAGCAACGCACAGCCCGGGGTACCACTTTCAGTCAGTGGCTGAACCTTTTGGTGCCAGCGCTCGCTGTGGGGCTCGGGATCGGTGCGCCCTTGCCAGGGCGTCATGTCGGTAGCGTTATCGAGCGGAGTCTCAGATGGCATGTGTCAGTTCTCCCTGGAACAGGCGCTGACGCAGGCGCCCTGGTTGGACGGCATAGGCCAGCGCAGCCGGAGTGTCGATGTCCCAGACACACAGGTCGGCGCGGGCACCCTCCTCGATCCGCCCCTCTCCCTTGAGCCCGAGAGCGGAAGCGCCATGGGCGGTCATGCCGGCCAGGGCTTCTTGAGGCGTCAGGCGGAAAAGGGTGCAGGCCAGGTTTAGCATCAGGGTCGGCATGAACAACGGCGAGCTGCCCGGATTAGCGTCGGTGGCCACGGCCATGGGCACGCCGGCCTCGCGCAGTGCTGCGATGGGCGGCTGCTGGGTCTCACGCAAAGTATGGAAAGCCCCCGGCAGGATCACGGCAACGCTACCGGCCTGGCGCATGGCAGCAATCCCAGCCTGATCGAGATATTCGATATGGTCGGCGGAGAGCGCTCCGTGGCGGGCCGCCATGGCGGTGCCGCCCAGATTGGAGAGTTGCTCGGCATGGGCCTTGATCGGCAGGCCATGGGCCTCGGCCGCCTCGAACACCCGCTCGCATTGGGCCACCGAGAAGGCGATCTTCTCGCAGAACACATCAACGGCATCGGCCAAGCCTTCCTTTGCTGCAGCCGGGATCATTTCCTGGCACACCAAGTCGATGTAACCGTCGCTGTCATTCTTGAATTCCGGCGGCAGCGCATGTGCGCCGAGCAGTGTCGTCACCACACGCACCGGCAACGCCTCACCGAGGCGGCGCGCCACTCGCAGCATCTTCAGTTCGTCTTCGACCGTCAGGCCATAGCCGGACTTGATCTCAACAGTGGTGACACCATCGGCAATGAGTGCGTCAAGGCGGGGCTTAGCCAGTTCGAACAACGCCTCTTCACTCGCATCGCGGGTGGCCAACACAGTGCTAATGATGCCGCCTCCCCGGCGGGCGAT
This window of the Halomonas sp. SH5A2 genome carries:
- the hutU gene encoding urocanate hydratase; this translates as MTMHDKRHDTSRKIAAPTGTERSCKSWLTEAPLRMLMNNLHPDVAERPEDLVVYGGIGRAARDWECYDKIVDTLKRLEDTQTLLVQSGKPVGVFETHKDAPRVLIANSNLVPAWANWEHFNELDRKGLMMYGQMTAGSWIYIGSQGIVQGTYETFVEAGRQHFDGELKGRWILTAGLGGMGGAQPLAATLAGACSLNIECQQTSLDFRLRTRYLDEQAEDLDDALARIERYTAEGKAISIGLCANAADVLPELVKRCDARRCVKPDMVTDQTSAHDPLHGYLPQGWTWEEYVARGKSEPQATVKAAKQSMAVHVQAMLDFQKMGVPTFDYGNNIRQMAMEEGVENAFDFPGFVPAYIRPLFCQGIGPFRWAALSGDPEDIYKTDQKVKELIPDDPHLHNWLDMARERISFQGLPARICWVGLKDRARLGQAFNEMVANGELKAPVVIGRDHLDSGSVASPNRETESMMDGSDAISDWPLLNALLNTAGGATWVSLHHGGGVGMGYSQHAGVVIVADGTDDAHARLGRVLRNDPATGVMRHADAGYEIAKESAREHGLDLPMLDK
- the hutG gene encoding formimidoylglutamase — translated: MPSETPLDNATDMTPWQGRTDPEPHSERWHQKVQPLTESGTPGCALLGFACDAGVVRNQGRVGAAEGPAALRQALAPLAWHRRGPAYDAGDVRCKGDAMEDAQQALADRLTPLLDAGHRPIVLGGGHEIAYASWSGLAQHLAGRGETAPRVGIINFDAHFDLRDPAHVRSSGTPFSQIADDSQQRGWPFRYACLGVSRAANTRALFNRATELGVLVREDRDFDARYLDAIQRDLERFIARCDHLYLTIDLDVLPAAEAPGVSAPAARGVSIALIEPLIERIRDSGKLRLADLAELNPGHDVDGRTARAAARLVHLLTLND
- the hutI gene encoding imidazolonepropionase, with the translated sequence MSSTEKCRLWRDVSVFDGLRTLAEPMAVITQGGRIESLVAMRNFAEHQAEGCEEMGRGGVMTPGLVDCHTHLVFGGSRADEFEARLEGVSYEEIARRGGGIISTVLATRDASEEALFELAKPRLDALIADGVTTVEIKSGYGLTVEDELKMLRVARRLGEALPVRVVTTLLGAHALPPEFKNDSDGYIDLVCQEMIPAAAKEGLADAVDVFCEKIAFSVAQCERVFEAAEAHGLPIKAHAEQLSNLGGTAMAARHGALSADHIEYLDQAGIAAMRQAGSVAVILPGAFHTLRETQQPPIAALREAGVPMAVATDANPGSSPLFMPTLMLNLACTLFRLTPQEALAGMTAHGASALGLKGEGRIEEGARADLCVWDIDTPAALAYAVQPGRLRQRLFQGELTHAI